In Dama dama isolate Ldn47 chromosome X, ASM3311817v1, whole genome shotgun sequence, one genomic interval encodes:
- the EDA2R gene encoding tumor necrosis factor receptor superfamily member 27 isoform X1 gives MDCQENEYWDQWGRCVTCQLCGPGQELSKDCGYGEGGDAYCTACPPRRYKSSWGHHRCQTCITCAVINRIQKANCTATSNAICGNCLPRFYQKTRIGGLQDQECIPCTKQTPSSEVQCAFQLSLVKADVPTVSPQEATLVALVSSLLVVFTLAFLGLFFLYCKQFFNRHCQRGKEIIEGDPVSGSLNLIPQCKRSSLQYEAGETAEEESLFPIPPGQKTSPESPLSESIFETQPLNSILDDNSSSTHGFPIQESFTLASCASESHSHWVHTPIECTELDLRKFSSSASYTGAETLAGNAAESSGDRPELTVLFEVLSP, from the exons GATTGTGGTTATGGAGAGGGTGGAGATGCATACTGCACAGCCTGCCCTCCTCGCAGATACAAAAGCAGCTGGGGACACCATAGATGTCAGACTTGCATCACCTGTGCTGTCATCAATCGTATCCAGAAGGCCAATTGTACAGCTACCTCTAATGCCATCTGTGGGAACTGTCTGCCCAG ATTCTACCAAAAGACACGTATTGGAGGCCTACAAGATCAAGAATGTATCCCGTGCACAAAGCAGACACCCTCCTCTGAAGTTCAGT GTGCCTTCCAGCTGAGCTTAGTGAAGGCAGATGTACCCACAGTATCCCCTCAGGAGGCCACACTTGTTGCACTGGTGAGCAGTCTGCTCGTGGTGTTTACCCTGGCCTTCCTGGGGCTCTTCTTCCTCTACTGCAAGCAGTTCTTCAACAGACATTGCCAGCGTGGTAAGG AGATAATTGAGGGTGACCCTGTGT CAGGTAGCCTCAATCTGATACCCCAATGTAAAC GAAGTTCGCTTCAGTATGAGGCTGGCGAGACAGCAGAGGAGGAATCTCTCTTCCCCATACCACCTGGCCAGAAGACCAGCCCTGAGTCCCCACTGAGTGAAAGCATATTTGAGACCCAGCCACTTAATTCCATCCTAGATGACAACAGCAGCTCAACTCATGGCTTCCCCATACAAGAATCTTTTACCTTGGCCTCCTGTGCCTCAGAGAGCCACTCCCACTGGGTCCACACTCCCATTGAATGCACAGAGCTGGACCTGCGAAAGTTTTCCAGTTCTGCTTCCTATACTGGAGCTGAGACGTTAGCAGGAAATGCAGCTGAAAGCTCTGGAGACAGGCCGGAGCTCACTGTGCTCTTTGAAGTCCTCAGCCCTTAA
- the EDA2R gene encoding tumor necrosis factor receptor superfamily member 27 isoform X3 codes for MDCQENEYWDQWGRCVTCQLCGPGQELSKDCGYGEGGDAYCTACPPRRYKSSWGHHRCQTCITCAVINRIQKANCTATSNAICGNCLPRFYQKTRIGGLQDQECIPCTKQTPSSEVQCAFQLSLVKADVPTVSPQEATLVALVSSLLVVFTLAFLGLFFLYCKQFFNRHCQRGSSLQYEAGETAEEESLFPIPPGQKTSPESPLSESIFETQPLNSILDDNSSSTHGFPIQESFTLASCASESHSHWVHTPIECTELDLRKFSSSASYTGAETLAGNAAESSGDRPELTVLFEVLSP; via the exons GATTGTGGTTATGGAGAGGGTGGAGATGCATACTGCACAGCCTGCCCTCCTCGCAGATACAAAAGCAGCTGGGGACACCATAGATGTCAGACTTGCATCACCTGTGCTGTCATCAATCGTATCCAGAAGGCCAATTGTACAGCTACCTCTAATGCCATCTGTGGGAACTGTCTGCCCAG ATTCTACCAAAAGACACGTATTGGAGGCCTACAAGATCAAGAATGTATCCCGTGCACAAAGCAGACACCCTCCTCTGAAGTTCAGT GTGCCTTCCAGCTGAGCTTAGTGAAGGCAGATGTACCCACAGTATCCCCTCAGGAGGCCACACTTGTTGCACTGGTGAGCAGTCTGCTCGTGGTGTTTACCCTGGCCTTCCTGGGGCTCTTCTTCCTCTACTGCAAGCAGTTCTTCAACAGACATTGCCAGCGTG GAAGTTCGCTTCAGTATGAGGCTGGCGAGACAGCAGAGGAGGAATCTCTCTTCCCCATACCACCTGGCCAGAAGACCAGCCCTGAGTCCCCACTGAGTGAAAGCATATTTGAGACCCAGCCACTTAATTCCATCCTAGATGACAACAGCAGCTCAACTCATGGCTTCCCCATACAAGAATCTTTTACCTTGGCCTCCTGTGCCTCAGAGAGCCACTCCCACTGGGTCCACACTCCCATTGAATGCACAGAGCTGGACCTGCGAAAGTTTTCCAGTTCTGCTTCCTATACTGGAGCTGAGACGTTAGCAGGAAATGCAGCTGAAAGCTCTGGAGACAGGCCGGAGCTCACTGTGCTCTTTGAAGTCCTCAGCCCTTAA
- the EDA2R gene encoding tumor necrosis factor receptor superfamily member 27 isoform X2 → MDCQENEYWDQWGRCVTCQLCGPGQELSKDCGYGEGGDAYCTACPPRRYKSSWGHHRCQTCITCAVINRIQKANCTATSNAICGNCLPRFYQKTRIGGLQDQECIPCTKQTPSSEVQCAFQLSLVKADVPTVSPQEATLVALVSSLLVVFTLAFLGLFFLYCKQFFNRHCQRGKGSSLQYEAGETAEEESLFPIPPGQKTSPESPLSESIFETQPLNSILDDNSSSTHGFPIQESFTLASCASESHSHWVHTPIECTELDLRKFSSSASYTGAETLAGNAAESSGDRPELTVLFEVLSP, encoded by the exons GATTGTGGTTATGGAGAGGGTGGAGATGCATACTGCACAGCCTGCCCTCCTCGCAGATACAAAAGCAGCTGGGGACACCATAGATGTCAGACTTGCATCACCTGTGCTGTCATCAATCGTATCCAGAAGGCCAATTGTACAGCTACCTCTAATGCCATCTGTGGGAACTGTCTGCCCAG ATTCTACCAAAAGACACGTATTGGAGGCCTACAAGATCAAGAATGTATCCCGTGCACAAAGCAGACACCCTCCTCTGAAGTTCAGT GTGCCTTCCAGCTGAGCTTAGTGAAGGCAGATGTACCCACAGTATCCCCTCAGGAGGCCACACTTGTTGCACTGGTGAGCAGTCTGCTCGTGGTGTTTACCCTGGCCTTCCTGGGGCTCTTCTTCCTCTACTGCAAGCAGTTCTTCAACAGACATTGCCAGCGTGGTAAGG GAAGTTCGCTTCAGTATGAGGCTGGCGAGACAGCAGAGGAGGAATCTCTCTTCCCCATACCACCTGGCCAGAAGACCAGCCCTGAGTCCCCACTGAGTGAAAGCATATTTGAGACCCAGCCACTTAATTCCATCCTAGATGACAACAGCAGCTCAACTCATGGCTTCCCCATACAAGAATCTTTTACCTTGGCCTCCTGTGCCTCAGAGAGCCACTCCCACTGGGTCCACACTCCCATTGAATGCACAGAGCTGGACCTGCGAAAGTTTTCCAGTTCTGCTTCCTATACTGGAGCTGAGACGTTAGCAGGAAATGCAGCTGAAAGCTCTGGAGACAGGCCGGAGCTCACTGTGCTCTTTGAAGTCCTCAGCCCTTAA